The nucleotide sequence AGCTGGCCTAATTTATTTAACCACGAGTTTGTTAGAATTCACACTGTTctcttttgaatttttttggACTTACTGTTTCATTTTGCTATACAATGCCCCAGTCCAGATGCCATACATGATCTTCACAGGACTCGAAGACTATAAAGCACGAGGCACTCAAGCAAGTCCTTACTACACAGTCACTCATTACACAGAGTTTGCAGAGACCAAGGACACAGTGCTTATTCGAGGAGATGTTGTTTTCACCAGCAAACTAACTGATCCAGAGGCAAAGACTCTTCTAGAGACTGCTCACTCGTTCTACCTGAATGATACGAGGTACAGACTAGTGGAGCGCTTCAACAAAGAGACTCATGATTTTGAGTTTGGGGACGTCCTTCAAGTGCTTGACATGCCAACCATGTGACACAGTTTAGTTCCCAACCAATAGCAAATATTACTAGACACATTTATTTTCTGTCACCTCAAATCCTCAATTTAGCAAGGGAGATTGCTTTCTTGCATCATCAGAGGCAGTAAGATGGAGGCACTGGATATTATCCTGCCTTCGCTCACCGAGCATGCTGTGTGGATTTTTGTTGCACTGATTACGCCATTAGAAAATTTTGCTGATTGCTGTAAGCAGATGAGGATTTTCAGGGCTGGGGCACATTCGCTATATATTTTCTGTTGTATTGTTTACACATTAGATCCAATAATAATATTTTTACCATCTTGATGTATTTCCCTTTAATAACTTTGCGGAAATTAGCAGATACCTTTGGTGCTTCGGAGTTGATTTAGCTTTTGTTGATCGGAAAAAGGGTTATTGCTGTTCTGACTTCAGGTTTTGTGACGTGGCGCCAAATGCAGTTAGGATGGATTTTCTGGTGGGTGGTGgccctaagagcatctccaagcgACCCTTTTAAACTCACTATGTAAATTATTATTTAGAATCATTTAAATAAAATTGTTCTCTATtcgcaaaaaaataaaataaaataaaattgttCTCAATATCTTTTATCCTCCAACGCGTTATGTTCTATATATCTTAGTGCACACTTTGGAGAGTTAATCGTGCTCTCCAGAATAGATGATGTTTATATTTAGGGATCTAATTTAAGATGCTGTTGGAGTATATTTTCTTTCACCAAAATTTTTAATGCTATAAATAGACTTTTGGAGAGAAACTGTGGGTGAAAGTAGCCAAACTGATTAGCGGAGATGCGACGGAAAGAGTCAGCCTAACGAGACTTTCTGCCACATGTGGCATTTATAATTGATCATAATTCTTACCTGAGACTAGACTTTATTTGATCCTTGGCTAGAAGTTCATTCTTGCATGCTCTTTTGTTTAGTTAAATCATGTAACATGAGtgtatcaaaataaatattaaaatattgATTATTTTATGATATTATGTATCATAACATTTAATTTATCTTATCAAGTCTTAAATTGTTTAAAATCACTTAATATTCATAATTATGTGCTAATGACGTCATTAACAGTACTAATACCTGCTAATTCTCGCACGGGCAAACCTAGCTCACCGGATAAGACCGTTCCCTGTGTTTCCCTTGGGCCTGGCACGGGGAGCCCTTTTGCATGCACGCGGCCTGTCTCGGCGACACGGCTAGGCATCCAAAACACATGGTTCCGGCACGCGACGGGCTTGGCTAGGGACGATATGGGCAACCAAGTATGCCCTgtatgtttacccatgaccaaaGTTTTGGGTCGGGTCAGTTTAGTTCTCAAAACAATTTAAATTAGCCTAATTTACCCTTTAGGGCTAATTTAGAAACTAGGGATGAAAAACCCCTCCACGATGAAGTAAATAATTATTCAAATTATTTTCCATGGATTTCCCACCTGGAAGAAGTCAGGGATCCCAAAGGATTTGAGTTTCTAAATTAGCCCAATGTAATTTGAATTTCCCACTTTATGGCTTCCTTCGCCCATCTGTTAAATGCCAATTAGCTGGCAAAGAAAAACTTGTCTCTCAATCGTTGTTCTATTAATCCTTTAGTAGGCTGCAGGTTCGGCGGCCTTGTGTGTGAGGCTGTGAGCACCGTCACCTAAAAGTCCCTAGAATCACATGGGAGTCACCTACGAATCGCAAAAGAGGAAAACATAAAATCAGCTCCACTCCTGCCTGCGTGTTGCATCGAGTAATCACAGATCCAAAAACATATGCAAACTGCTCTCACATGCACCTTTGTCTCATGGGTGTGGCTTTGCAGCGAGCGTCGGAAGTATGTACGTGTTCACCGGAATCCGGCTGGAAAAGGCGAAGTTTTAACCAGGGCCAGGGGCGAATGCGTAGAGGAGGCGAGGAGCCTCAAGAGGCTATAAAAACCTGCCTCCTAGTCACCCGTTTCATTCGAGTGCTCTGCCGCCGGCCTGCTGCGGTATGCGGAGCTAGCTAGCTGCCGAGTTCTTTTCATCATCTCCTTTTGCCAGTAGCTATAGCTTTGCCTGCCACTTTGGCCGGCGCCTGTGCTTCCATCCATTGGTCGGCAGCAAGCTAGCTAGCGTCCGTCGATCGATCATGGCGTCTGCTCTGATGCTGACCCTGCTGCTCTGCGCGTCGTCGTGGGTggtcgcggcggcggcgcagaaCTACAGTGCCATCTTCAACTTCGGCGACTCCATCACGGACACGGGCAACCTGTGCACCAACGGCAGGCCGTCGCAGATCACGTTCACGCAGCCGCCCTACGGCGAGACCTACTTCGGCACGCCGACGTGCCGCTGCTCCGACGGCCGCGTCGTCGTCGACTTCCTGAGTGCGTTTCAAATTCAAATCCAACCGCCCTAACGACATTCAATTCATCGATCGAGACGTGTTGTAATTGCGCTCCGTGCTGACGAATCCATGAATGGCATTGCACAGGCACCCAGTTCGGGCTGCCGTTCCTGCCGCCGTCCAAGTCGAGCAGCGCGGACTTCAAGCAGGGCGCCAACATGGCGATCACGGGCGCGACGGCCATGGACGCCCCCTTCTTCCGCTCGCTCGGGCTCTCCGACAAGATCTGGAACAACGGGCCCATCAGCTTCCAGCTCCAGTGGTTCCAGCAGATCGCCACCGCCGTCGACTGCGGACAAAGTAAGATGCTCCTACTGTATGATGATCCTCTCCTGCTACTTATTATTATACTATAAACTCGATCAATGCAATTCGCTGCGCCCTGATGGATATGCCGTGTACGGCGGCCGGCGGGCAGGCTGTAAGAGCTACCTGGCCAACTCCCTCTTCGTGTTCGGCGAGTTCGGCGGCAACGACTACAACGCCATGATCTTCGGTGGCTACTCCATCGAGCAGGCCAGGAAATACACCCCCAAGATCGTCAACACCATCTCCAGGGGCATTGATGTACGTGTAGAGCACAAACTCTCTGTCTTCTCTGTTAGTTGACGAAACTGATCGGCATTTGAGCTGTGATGCAGAAACTGATCGGGATGGGCGCGACGGACATCGTCGTCCCCGGGGTGCTGCCCATCGGGTGCTTCCCCATCTACCTCACCATCTACCAGAGCTCCAACAGCAGCGACTACGACGACCTCGGCTGCCTCAGCAGCTTCAACGACCTGTCCACGTACCACAACACGCTGCTGCAGAAGAGGGTGGGCATCATCCAGAGCAGGCACAGGAAGACGGCGCGGATCATGTACGCCGACTTCTACTCAGCCGTCTACGACATGGTCCGGAACCCACAGACCTACGGTACGTACGTACGATCGAGTAGTAGCACTCTAGCCTCTAGCTACCCACTGCTTGCATTGCTGTCGTCGTATCGTATGGGCCCCTCCTCGCACAGAGGCAgagcctttttcttcttttcaacgCGCCATTGGCAAAGTGGCAAGCACTACACTCCACAAGCAGCGTGGTAGTAGGTTTATAATGGATTTTGTCGTCTGTGCCCAAATAAAACAGCGTGCGCTACGTACACATACCACGTGCAGCAGCGACCAGCGAGCAGCACATGCATGTGTCCGTGCATGTGCACCGATCGAGCTGAGATTCCTCAACCAGTCAGTGGATGTGGTGCTACAGTCAGCTCCGTACCTCAATGACACTGTAGTGTGAGACCCATGCCGGCCTGCCCGTTTCATTACGCGGAAACGTCAACATGTCGTGCGGCGGTCCGGACGCGCGGTTCATAGAAAAATGAGTGGCCCAGTCTGGCATGCTGCGTGGTGCGTGCATGGTCGTCGTCGTTTCGCACTCGTGACGACCGGTGAGCACTGAGCAGGGAGGCCGGCGCGGATGGGAGGCCGGTGCCAGTGTCAAGCGTTTCCCATCAATCCTCGCGAAAGCCAGCTGCCATGGCAACCAGCACATGCCCGCGACAACGCGCACCAGTCGATCAGCCGTGCTGCCCCGATCCCTCTCCTTCGTTTCATGGCTCCTCCGCGTCACTCGTGGCGTTTTTAAAATTCGATTTTTAGGAAACAAATATTTTTGGAGAAAGGTTACTGCATGTCTCACTTCTCACTCCATTCTCTGTCTTGACGGGTGTGGCAGGGTTCAGCTCGGTGTTCGAGACGTGCTGTGGATCAGGCGGCGGCAAGTACAACTACCAGAACAGCGCGCGGTGCGGCATGTCGGGCGCCTCCGCGTGCGCCAACCCGGCGGCGCACCTCAGCTGGGACGGCATCCACCTCACCGAGGCCGCGTACAAGCAGATCACCGACGGCTGGCTCAAGGGGCCTTACGGCCGCCCGCCCATCCTGCACAGCTAATTCATGGATGGTTTGCATGATGGAGCATGGAGGCAGCGCGttattttttataataatttatttatttatatccaTATAAAGCTTTGGTTGGATTAATCGCGGCGGGGGTTAATTATTATTGTACTAGATGAgcgcccgtgcgttgcaacgggtgtaacataaattgaatgagatgtttgttagccaagtcaaaatcaagaatatatcaatttaatttttcacgtgtattataccatgataatgtctagaaacACATTCATTATCGTAATGAATCTGGAATAAAAGTTAGGCTTAGTGCTTGTTGTCTAAAAGTTACGACAAAGATCAGTTGCCTCAAAAACTGAAAATTTATTGCTAGACATCGAATAAAATTTATCCATGTTCTGCCTTGCCCAAAATATGTATACTCGGACTTACAATATCCTAGCCCGCATGAGGTATGACAGCAattcattttttgaaaaaaagtatTTGTTGTCAACACGCAACGCGAAGGACGACAAATGAGATTTGGATCACGATCATTGCATGGTGATATTCCAATAAATTCCTTTCTCttcccataattctctttccgttttattccattttatttacttgtCTTCTAGTGTCTTCgtgcggtgattatttgcctactggtgattccgtgagttttattccattttatttacttgccttccagtgtctccgtacggtgattatttgcctgtcggatatggatcgcatgagtgttttggtcctgctgggtagatgttgacaatccgtatgttttagttgtagagattggTTGGTCCTTCGTTCGACCATTTTTTTTGTTTGGAGGACGGGGGTGTTTATACTTTATTAATTGCGTTGCTTAAGGAAACAATTAATGGCAATTgtgaaatatatatatgatggcaTACCATGTTCACTTATAGTCCTTCAAAATGTTTTAAATAACGAGTTATGATATTTAGCGACCCCCAGATGCACATGTAGCCCGTTGGCCCAGCTTGAAGCTTGCCTCTTTGGCCTAGCCTAGCCTGATGGAGCAGGCCACGCTTGGGTCACTCCCTGGGCCTGTCGGGCGGCATGGCCTGGCCCACTATTTAATAAGAGGCATGACTGCACCTAACCCTAATTTATTCGTCCCCCTCCCTCGGGCGTCGCACtcgctctctcctctctcaccTTGCGCCTTATCATGTCTTTATACAGTGAACCACATTGAACAAGCTGAAAATATATCTACCTGGACTCAACATTTCATCCACACCACCATGTCTTCGTTTCAACAGAACAATGCAATTTCTGTTAGGGGCCGTTTGGTTCCtttcattttggaggaattataatctacttaatggattaggctatttcTCTTGGAATTTGAGATTTTGCAACTTtctaaagttcacatataagcctatctcaaattcatagggtagaagatgaaaattgattctatagatcgcCATGCCATGTTTCTACTCTTTAACTTATAGCACGCCCTTCAACTCGTTTCCCtagtagaaatgcaacatataagtatctATCTTACATGGCTAACGGTagtatacaaatatatttcatatacaaccatattagcttaactAAAGTGTGCCTAACTTATAATCTATTAgaatgaatttaattccaaagatCTAAACGGGCTTTATTGTAATTCCTTTTTGGTGTATTTATGTTCAAGGTTGGTACCGCTCACGGGTAAAGTAGTCTCAAGATTAGTGGGCCTGTTTTAGAATACCGTAACCAACAGTCCATCCCCTTTGTCTACGTATATCAAAAGTCTGGCGCCCACCGTGCTAGTTGTTCTAATCGGCTGATAGTTCGTTGTATCGTAGGCTTTCAGATACTCCGTCCGTCTACAATAGATGTCATTTTCACTTCCTAacaagtcaaatatttttaactttaaccaaatagaaaaaatattaatatttataatatataattagtatcattaaatagatcgttaaatatattttcataataaatttaattGAAGATATAAGTATTGTACGCATTTTCTACGAAATTAGTTAAAGTCGAGAAAATTTAACCTGCGTGCATCCATAAAGAcctctattttgggacagagccTCGAGGCAGCAGCGGACAGACATGATCTCCCAAACACGGATCCAGTGCTCTCTCCAGATAGGCCTGTGCAGCTTGGCTTGTTCGTGGTGAAACATATATGGGCGATCTAACTGCTATGCTGCTACCAAGTGTCTTCGGTCTTTGTTGACGCTAAATTAGATCATACATTTGATAAGGAGCTAGATCGCTCGATGTAGGGTCTAACCGATTTAGGGATCGGCCGGCGCCTAGGGAGTGTCCACACCTGTACCTTGTGCCTCCAGCAATGAGCGCGATACGCAAGACACGTCGCCGGAGGAGCCTCGCCGAGAGCGCGATATGCAAGACACGCCGACGAGGTCTCTTAAGACCCGAAACCCCACATGCCCAGGAGAGACCCCGTCGAGCCGTGCAGCAGCTATGGGCTGCTCTAGCCTGCCTGGCCGCTCTAGAGCTTCACCGTCGTTGATCCACCGTCCATGCAGCGCTGACGAAGAATGAGGAGAAGTAGAGAGGAAGATAGGGTAAAAGAGAGATAGTAGATTGGTTTTTAGTACAATTGTGTGTGTTGGACACCTAAATCGGCCGTAGATCTTATATTTATAAGGTGGGGCTGATCTTATCCCTCAAGGAATCGAAACCTCTTCCAAATCACGTCAAAACGCATTTAGATCCGTTCTGGACTTGACGAAGTCGGCTAAGCCGGCTTCCACGGGCCCGGAGTGTTGTTTTCGGGCTGAAAATAGGGGGGTCGGCTTAGACGACTAGGTGACTCAGCTAATCCGACGGGCACTGGAAAATTCAAGGTGAAAGTCTTccaaaattcataattaattcatcTGGACTCCAAATTAAGCGAACCATATATGTTTTTCGATCAGCTCGATGAGAGGGACACAATAGTAAAGTCCGTTCTTGCATTTGAGAAAGTTAGTCAAGTCGGTTTAGCTGACTTCTCTAGCTGGATCAGGCCCCAAAAAAGCCATTTCCTTCGCCAGGGCTCCAAATGCGATGATCCAAGTATCCTTTCTAGCAATCTTGACGTGATGGAGGAGTCCATTATGCACTTTGGACACTTTTgggtgtcaacatatgccccctgTTTTTAGTAAAGCTTGTGTACTAAAAACACCTTTGTGGGGCTCAAACTCAATTTCAGCTTTAAGGTGACAAATTCTGTTTTCTACCTTCATCGATATCTTCTGTTTGCTGTCTTGAACTTTTCAAAGCGATGTCATCGACTATTTTCATCAAATTCTTGCATATGCACCAAGCGATCAATTGTCACGATCCATAATCTTTCTCGATCTTAATTCTGAAATTGGGTTTCATGCAGCCAACATCTAGCCTCTATGTTCTTCCAAAGCAGAATATAATTAATGAATTCGGTCCCCCAACAAGTTCGAATCATGATGTTGCTTAAATAGACTAAATGGTTGAACTCCCAAACACCATAAATTGACAATAGGATGCGTTAAAGTGACAAGCTTCAAGTGGGCATCAACATCCTAAATTCAAGCATGTCAATGGCAAGCATTCGACAGAAAGTCAATTAAATCATCATTGATTATAATACTGTTGCATGCCGATTGCCAAAAACTTTTATCAACtttagcacttggattacttaaCTAATCCATAATGGGAGTTCTTGAAGCATCCAAATCGGCTCAACATCGCTAGAGTTCAAAACGAGCGGATTTGGGACCCCACTGGGCAAACCAACCTGGCTGGCCCTGGTTGTCGGCTTGGCCGACCCTGCAACTCGGCTAGGCCGACTCTGGGAGTCGGGTGAGCCAATTTTGTTGCTCCTACATACAAAACAAATGAATTTTCTTGCATCAGTTTTTCTTTGATGTGAAATTGACATCCACAGATGCCAAAGCTAGATGCTTGTTGAGTTAATATGTTGGCCTTTAAATTCTCATGTCTTAAAATATGCCAAATTCAAAATTCAGCAAATGTATTAATAATGTCAAGTCACATATCAAGATGCATATCAAATAGTGACCCCTTTTAATCATTAAAACTTGATAGACACTTGCTATATTACCAGCAAGGAATCACCAAAGGCCTTAACATGTTTCACCTCCATGGAATGCAATATTTCCAAGCCGAATAAAAGAACTTCACATTCGGCTTGAACGTTGGTGCAAATGTAATTTTAATCGACTTGATGTCTGAAACAACACCATTGTGAGAAATAATGACTACACCAACACCTTGGCCTTTTTTGCAAGCCGATTAATCGAAATAAGCCTCCATGGGGTAGAAAATAGGCAATTGATCTCATCTCCTAAATCAATTCCATGCTCAACAATCAAATTGACGAGGATTTGACCTTTCAAAATACTCAATGGTTCAAGAGCCAAATCACAGTAAATTAATCCGTATGCCCATTCACCAATCCTTCTACTAAGGATCGGCCGATGTAACATGTGCTTAGTAACATTGGCCTGGCAAGCCATCACGCGTGTACTGGATCAATTAATGTTTCAATTCAGCAGATGCCtagttgtggggggtatgaccctagatacccacggcagaccacatgggctacgccctcaggggcggcccagcccataagacaaagccttgcggggcatgactctagTCGACGCCTTCTGCAAGGTAtctggaggatatcctgaagatactacgagatctgttaggatatgtatgatctcaatATTCCTATAATcggttattactttctggttatctcttagatctaaccgacttgtaaccctgctccccggactatataaggtgggcagggaccccctccaaactcacgcaatatcatacgatagttaatacaaaccaacagaccacaggagtagggtattacgtcatactgacggcctaaacctgtctaactcgtgtgtctctgttgccttcttgttcttgatctcacgctcccctgccaatcaatctaccttcgtgggatacccctcagaggactactgatgatattctatcaacagttggcgcactaggtaggggtgtgtgcttgatccatggcgagctagaTGAACTTCAAATGAACAGTGCATTGtcgtcatcaatctcatggagagccATGCTGGTCCACGAcaacgattcatcgctggctacacctgCCCCCGCGACGTCAGATCCGATCTCAAAACCACCTCCGatgtcgccttcaccaacaactcaccgtccGCCAGGTGCTCGCTATCAACACCGActacgctttaatatttttctaaatattctccaatctccgtatatcgccatgatgtttctccgagctattttctccatgtttgctctccaaatgattttctgaacccccaaacagtcatgttgatgctcggacacctctagagacggccctgtctccggctcctccctacacgtgctcgagcgtctgccctctgcgttatgggtggtcggcagtagctccttagcgatgctttgttcttcctacacgtgcatgggctctgcgccccgcgttatggttaacgtgctagctagggctagagactcagctacacactaactagttgggcagtttatattaaatataaatacaccttcgctccaactgatcgccgagctacatatgccatttttctctggagttcatatatctttacatcatgtactacccattctacatgtttgtattgcaggatcatcatctaGGTGGTTGGACCACCTGGTGgtcagacttctccaccgatcgacTGGTCGGACTGCTTGGTTCATGGATttcatcaccgaccagttgatcggactgttcactggtcgcttctactcaatgctcacttcatcgccgactagttgaccagactgttcattGCTCATGCTTCATTGCCAGCtatgtcggttactcctcggtgctcagattcttcatgctcgaggactaagtgggcacacttcaccgcacggacgtcgccagctacgtcggtgctcagacatcgccgcctacgctagggacttctcggtgctcag is from Miscanthus floridulus cultivar M001 chromosome 7, ASM1932011v1, whole genome shotgun sequence and encodes:
- the LOC136463235 gene encoding GDSL esterase/lipase At5g45910-like; its protein translation is MASALMLTLLLCASSWVVAAAAQNYSAIFNFGDSITDTGNLCTNGRPSQITFTQPPYGETYFGTPTCRCSDGRVVVDFLSTQFGLPFLPPSKSSSADFKQGANMAITGATAMDAPFFRSLGLSDKIWNNGPISFQLQWFQQIATAVDCGQSCKSYLANSLFVFGEFGGNDYNAMIFGGYSIEQARKYTPKIVNTISRGIDKLIGMGATDIVVPGVLPIGCFPIYLTIYQSSNSSDYDDLGCLSSFNDLSTYHNTLLQKRVGIIQSRHRKTARIMYADFYSAVYDMVRNPQTYGFSSVFETCCGSGGGKYNYQNSARCGMSGASACANPAAHLSWDGIHLTEAAYKQITDGWLKGPYGRPPILHS